The Apodemus sylvaticus chromosome 17, mApoSyl1.1, whole genome shotgun sequence genome contains a region encoding:
- the LOC127667399 gene encoding protein FAM186A-like: MPAKRQSKVYDESDSEDDEFKDLALWRKPRSSRDNSISLQFEIPASVQAVIDKIEESQSIRAKEDLLSNLAGIMNNVQLIMTRYNIDSLSPGIKGTVSEGQKKKRKAFLEKIAICVKNTDIRERTLSKILSWLEEWNFILSEVAAINMDEYHHWIAKMELMPDMLKGINNNVESLIQMTMFLIEEKKRLKKKTLARGTLWKAWKDRAIKRPATAQALRPDQMICDQIGLNAKVSEIQSMLQELISTAMFSKLENNAIKYMSATLLNLSKALSTVNEELRLVSFRVAKSFMKEDQGLDKEKDHSQQVIQELSEENEVLQQKLREAEEKCDQLIRIKNYLGRQIMHPAASLRTVVMLPLQVPYVSREARDAESEEKVDDSQKKGAKSSAVVWDASASEVDPDAAKQQPEDKVETAQDQRKLIGLPLTAETSDTNLETEEKKSSQLAVLKAFGKKKPGKPKAQEGKGASSMWEQLKKGKSEQLFRGSPGSPESRESALKLTEKEAKSEADLVQPEGAPEAQKQETKWKKLIAAKTEEVLGSPKQSSKVLPKAPKGTPEESEQGSLESFQRVILAYLREKTNNVGKVFDPKSIKKEESSLGKAEVEKLNVIKAKMEEYFQKVAETVTTALRTYRDERKVQPKEKPKKQPKGAPRTLPKQGTVGPKSGVGKVLLSEITDPAIKKLVQMLLEEIDSDFKYKKTTERQQEEAQAQKEELRPKARDKVELLEVWRQAFKVPETHLVQDMREEEEVEKPKWSEPAQQDLWRAISQSSINLAPRGPKTPKPQISQVQGLQVEPAVMGATEEKQPKLSPPSSKTPLVSARPPPIRVPGQAQIIGPQMSPQLSMTSLTPGQAQIIGPQMSPQLSMTSLTPGQAQSLSGPLTRGKEQELGTRLIVPKILEPTQTPKGSLTSEKPQAVQISKVTTEEISGVTDTQGTILPIQQVQIKDRIRTSQQALEQETTPTPEQYKGPRITLTPQQTQALGVTLTPEQTKSPRISLTHEQAQALGVTLTPDQYKEQRISLTPQQAQVLGITLNLQQAKALGITLTPEQVKAQRVSLIPRQAQAQGTTLTTQQAEAQRINLTPEQAKALGLSLTPPQPVTLAPEQAQALGVTLTPQPVTRAPEQAQALGVTPTPQPVTLSPEQAQALGVTPTPQPVTLSPEQAQALGVTPTPQPVTLSPEQAQALALTLTAEQVKTQRVNLSPQQTQALGITPTPQPITFTPEQTQALGITLTPRPVTITPEQAQALAHTLTAEQVSLSPQQAQTLGITLTPQRTSLSPEQTQALGITPTPQPITLTPEQVQALGIASTPQSITLAPEQAQELGIIPSPQQTTLIPEQTQALGIAPTPQPITLTPEQIQALGITPTQQPITLTPEQAQTLGITLTPQPIPLSPEQTETLGITPTPQPTMLTPEQIQVLGLSLIPKQQEISLSPQQAQALGLTLTLQQAQVQKIYLTPQQAQALGVTLSPEQAKALKFTLTPEQAHSLGIAITVEQARAQRISLTCQQAQDLGLTLTPEQAQDLGVSLIPKQREISLSPQQAQVLGLTLTPQQAQVQKIYLTPQQAQALGITLSPEQVKTMKISLTPEQAHSLGIILTVEQARAQRISLTPQQAEALGITLTPEQAQDLGISLIPKEQEISFSPQQAQALGITLTPQQAQVQKIYLTPQQAQALDITLSPEQAKTPAITLTPEQAHSLGITLTVEQANAQKINLTPQQAQDLGITLTPGQAQDLGVSLLPKKQEISFNLLQAQALGLTLTPQQAQVQKIYLTPQQAQALGVTLSPEQAKALKITLTPEQAHSLGITLTVEQARAQKINLTPQQAEDLGLTLTPEQAQDLGVSLIPKEQEISFNLLQAQALGLTLTPQQAQVQKIYLTPQQAQALGVTLRPEQAQAISLTPEQAHSLGITLTVEQARAQKISLTPQQAEDLGITLTPEQAQDLGIPATPKQTEALEIIPSPTPEPDKERSLSLTPEQVQALRISFPPKETQPLGIYLTPKQARKLGITLTANQAKVMKISLTPEQAQALGITFTPEQAKVQRTSLTPEQAQALGLTLTPEQAQAHRITLTHEQAQALGLTLTPEQAQAQGILSPKKFQKLDVPLTYKQAEELRSSLSMKQLEAQRGQRLISESIQMPKPAVASKQTQTIEIPLTTQLSQAVGAPPSKRQETELGISPLTLKLPQAVGAPPSKRQETELGIFPTPKSSQAVGAPPSKRQETELGISPLTPKLSQAVGAPPSKRQETELGISPLTPKPFQTQAVKPVEAKPLLTSRQALPLQGRFAPELTRTLLFTITLEKAQNLGITFTYEQTRAAAVTLTSEQVAALEDALTEELAWRWERLDTLEKAQEAADIVPTKQAQALGIAAHQPAQGLHAPFTLEKPATHYDLLLLKPHFPL, translated from the exons TGGCTAGAGGAACTCTCTGGAAAGCCTGGAAAGACCGGGCTATCAAGCGGCCTGCCACAGCCCAAGCTCTACGGCCGGATCAGATGATCTGCGACCAGATCGGCTTGAATGCTAAGGTTTCAGAGATCCAGAGCATGCTACAGGAACTCATCAGCACCGCCATGTTCAGCAAACTGGAGAACAACGCCATTAAATACATGTCAGCAACACTGCTGAACCTCTCCAAGGCGCTGAGCACCGTCAACGAGGAGCTGAGGCTCGTGAGCTTCCGAGTCGCCAAGTCGTTTATGAAAGAAGATCAAGGGTTGGACAAAGAGAAAGACCACTCCCAGCAGGTCATCCAAGAGCTCAGCGAGGAGAACGAGGTGCTTCAGCAGAAACTTAGAGAAGCCGAGGAAAAATGTGACCAACTTATCCGCATCAAAAATTATCTCGGACGCCAGATAATGCACCCGGCTGCGTCCTTGAGAACGGTAGTTATGCTGCCTCTGCAGGTGCCGTACGTCAGCAGAGAGGCCAGGGACGCTGAGAGCGAAGAGAAGGTGGATGACTCCCAGAAGAAGGGGGCCAAAAGCAGCGCAGTGGTGTGGGACGCATCTGCGAGTGAAGTGGACCCGGATGCAGCTAAGCAGCAACCTGAGGACAAAGTGGAGACCGCCCAGGACCAGAGAAAACTCATAGGCCTGCCGCTGACAGCTGAGACCTCAGACACCAATCTGGAAACGGAGGAAAAGAAATCCAGTCAACTTGCTGTTCTAAAAGCATTTGGAAAGAAGAAACCGGGTAAACCGAAGGCCCAAGAAGGCAAAGGAGCATCGAGTATGTGGGAACAGCTCAAGAAGGGGAAATCTGAGCAGCTGTTTCGAGGCAGCCCAGGCTCGCCAGAGAGTAGGGAGTCCGCCCTTAAGTtaacagagaaagaagccaagaGTGAAGCAGACCTGGTGCAGCCTGAGGGTGCCCCAGAGGCACAAAAACAGGAGACAAAGTGGAAAAAACTCATCGCTGCAAAGACTGAAGAAGTGTTAGGCTCCCCCAAACAGTCTAGTAAAGTACTACCCAAGGCCCCTAAGGGGACCCCCGAGGAAAGTGAGCAGGGAAGTCTAGAATCATTTCAAAGGGTCATCCTGGCCTACTTGAGAGAGAAGACGAATAATGTAGGAAAGGTTTTTGATCCAAAGAGTATAAAGAAGGAGGAGTCATCACTGGGAAAAGCGGAAGTCGAGAAGTTAAACGTCATAAAGGCAAAAATGGAGGAATATTTCCAAAAAGTGGCGGAAACCGTGACTACAGCCTTGAGGACTTAcagagatgaaagaaaagtcCAACCTAAAGAGAAGCCCAAGAAACAGCCAAAGGGGGCGCCACGGACACTTCCTAAGCAGGGGACAGTCGGCCCCAAGTCTGGAGTTGGCAAAGTTCTTCTCAGTGAGATCACAGATCCAGCGATTAAGAAACTCGTACAGATGCTCTTAGAAGAGATAGACAGTGACTTCAAATACAAAAAGACAACagagaggcagcaggaggaggcaCAGGCACAGAAGGAAGAGCTGAGACCCAAGGCGAGGGATAAGGTGGAGTTGCTGGAGGTGTGGAGACAAGCATTCAAAGTTCCGGAAACCCACCTGGTTCAGGAcatgagagaagaggaagaggtggagaagCCTAAGTGGAGTGAGCCGGCCCAGCAGGACCTGTGGAGAGCCATCAGCCAATCCTCGATAAACTTGGCTCCCAGGGGGCCGAAGACCCCGAAGCCGCAGATAAGTCAGGTGCAGGGGCTCCAGGTGGAGCCTGCTGTGATGGGGGCCACCGAGGAGAAGCAGCCCAAACTGTCTCCCCCCTCTTCCAAGACCCCCCTTGTTTCTGCAAGGCCTCCCCCAATTCGTGTCCCTGGGCAGGCCCAGATAATAGGCCCTCAGATGTCTCCTCAGCTTTCAATGACATCCCTTACCCCTGGGCAGGCCCAGATAATAGGCCCTCAGATGTCTCCTCAGCTTTCAATGACATCCCTCACCCCTGGGCAGGCACAGTCTTTGAGTGGTCCTCTTACTCGTGGGAAGGAGCAAGAATTGGGGACTAGGCTGATAGTTCCTAAGATTCTAGAGCCGACACAGACTCCAAAGGGGTCTCTCACATCAGAAAAACCCCAGGCAGTGCAGATCTCCAAAGTGACTACTGAAGAGATATCTGGGGTCACAGATACCCAAGGAACAATTCTACCTATCCAGCAGGTCCAAATAAAAGATAGAATTCGCACCTCCCAGCAGGCCCTGGAACAAGAAACCACTCCCACTCCTGAGCAATACAAGGGACCAAGGATCACTCTCACCCCTCAGCAGACCCAGGCCCTTGGTGTCACTCTCACCCCTGAGCAAACTAAGTCCCCGAGGATCAGTCTGACCCACGAGCAGGCTCAGGCTCTGGGGGTCACTCTTACTCCTGACCAGTACAAAGAACAGAGAATCAGTCTGACTCCTCAACAGGCCCAGGTCCTGGGAATCACTCTCAACCTTCAGCAAGCTAAGGCCCTGGGGATCACTCTCACCCCGGAGCAGGTCAAGGCACAGAGGGTTAGTCTGATCCCTCggcaggcccaggcccagggaaCCACCCTCACCACTCAGCAGGCTGAAGCACAAAGAATTAATCTCACCCCTGAGCAGGCCAAGGCCCTGGGGCTCTCTCTGACCCCTCCTCAACCAGTCACTCTCGCCCCAGAGcaggcccaggccctgggtgtcACTCTGACCCCACAGCCGGTCACTCGCGCCCCTGAGcaggcccaggccctgggtgtcACTCCGACCCCACAGCCGGTCACTCTCAGCCCTGAGcaggcccaggccctgggtgtcACTCCGACCCCACAGCCGGTCACTCTCAGCCCTGAGcaggcccaggccctgggtgtcACTCCGACCCCACAGCCGGTTACTCTCAGCCCTGAGCAGGCCCAGGCCCTAGCACTCACTCTCACTGCTGAGCAGGTCAAGACTCAGAGAGTCAATTTGAGCCCTCAGCAGACCCAGGCCCTGGGTATCACTCCAACCCCACAGCCAATCACTTTCACCCCTGAGCAGACCCAGGCCCTGGGTATCACTTTGACCCCTCGGCCAGTCACTATCACCCCTGAGCAGGCCCAGGCCCTGGCACACACTCTCACCGCTGAGCAGGTCAGTCTGAGCCCTCAACAGGCCCAGACCCTGGGTATCACTCTGACCCCTCAGCGGACCTCTCTCAGCCCTGAGCAGACCCAGGCCCTGGGTATCACTCCCACCCCACAGCCGATCACTCTAACCCCTGAGCAGGTCCAGGCCCTGGGTATCGCTTCAACCCCACAGTCGATCACTCTCGCCCCTGAGCAGGCCCAGGAACTGGGTATCATTCCTAGCCCACAGCAGACCACTCTCATCCCTGAGCAGACCCAGGCTCTGGGTATCGCTCCTACCCCACAGCCAATCACTCTAACCCCTGAGCAGATCCAGGCCCTGGGTATCACTCCTACTCAACAGCCAATCACTCTAACTCCTGAGCAGGCCCAGACCCTGGGTATCACTCTGACCCCTCAACCCATCCCTCTTTCCCCTGAGCAGACAGAAACCTTGGGTATCACTCCTACCCCACAGCCGACCATGCTCACCCCTGAACAGATCCAGGTCCTGGGGCTTTCTCTCATTCCTAAACAACAGGAGATCAGTCTTAGTCCCCAGCAGGCCCAAGCTCTGGGGCTCACTCTCACCCTTCAACAGGCTCAGGTACAGAAGATTTATCTCACCCCTCAGCAGGCCCAGGCTCTGGGAGTCACTCTCAGTCCTGAGCAGGCCAAGGCACTGAAGTTCACTCTGACCCCTGAGCAGGCCCACTCCCTGGGGATCGCTATCACAGTTGAGCAGGCCAGGGCACAAAGGATCAGTCTGACCTGTCAGCAGGCCCAGGACCTGGGGCTCACGCTCACCCCAGAGCAGGCCCAGGACCTAGGGGTTTCTCTCATTCCCAAACAAAGGGAGATCAGTCTTAGTCCCCAGCAGGCCCAGGTTCTGGGGCTCACTCTCACCCCTCAGCAGGCTCAGGTACAGAAGATTTATCTCACCCCTCAGCAGGCCCAGGCTCTAGGAATAACTCTCAGTCCTGAGCAGGTCAAGACAATGAAGATCAGTCTGACCCCTGAGCAGGCCCACTCCCTGGGGATCATTCTCACAGTTGAGCAGGCCAGGGCACAAAGGATCAGTCTGACCCCTCAGCAAGCTGAGGCCCTGGGGATCACGCTCACCCCTGAGCAGGCCCAGGACCTGGGGATTTCTCTCATTCCCAAAGAACAGGAGATCAGTTTTAGTCCCCAGCAGGCCCAAGCTCTGGGGATCACTCTCACCCCTCAGCAGGCTCAGGTACAGAAGATTTATCTCACCCCTCAGCAGGCCCAGGCGCTAGATATCACTCTCAGTCCTGAGCAGGCCAAGACACCGGCCATCACTCTGACCCCTGAGCAGGCTCACTCCCTGGGGATCACTCTCACAGTTGAGCAGGCCAACGCACAGAAAATTAATCTGACCCCTCAGCAAGCCCAAGACCTGGGGATCACTCTCACCCCTGGGCAGGCCCAGGACCTAGGGGTTTCTCTTCTTCCCAAAAAACAGGAGATCAGTTTTAATCTCCTTCAGGCCCAAGCTCTGGGGCTCACTCTCACCCCTCAGCAGGCTCAGGTACAGAAGATTTATCTCACCCCTCAGCAGGCCCAGGCTCTGGGAGTCACTCTCAGCCCTGAGCAGGCCAAGGCACTGAAGATCACTCTGACCCCTGAGCAGGCCCACTCCCTGGGGATCACTCTCACAGTTGAGCAGGCCAGGGCACAGAAAATTAATCTGACCCCTCAGCAAGCTGAGGACCTGGGGCTCACTCTCACCCCAGAGCAGGCCCAGGACCTAGGGGTTTCTCTCATTCCCAAAGAACAGGAGATCAGTTTTAATCTCCTGCAGGCCCAAGCTCTGGGGCTCACTCTCACCCCTCAGCAGGCTCAGGTACAGAAGATTTATCTCACCCCTCAGCAAGCCCAGGCTTTGGGAGTCACTCTCAGGCCTGAGCAGGCCCAGGCGATCAGTCTGACCCCTGAGCAGGCCCACTCCCTGGGGATCACTCTCACAGTTGAGCAGGCCAGGGCACAAAAGATCAGTCTGACCCCTCAGCAAGCTGAGGACCTGGGGATCACGCTCACCCCTGAGCAGGCCCAGGACCTGGGAATACCTGCTACCCCTAAGCAGACTGAAGCCTTGGAAATCATCCCCAGCCCCACGCCTGAACCTGACAAGGAAAGAAGTTTAAGTCTGACCCCTGAGCAGGTTCAAGCTTTGAGGATCAGTTTCCCCCCTAAGGAGACCCAGCCCTTAGGGATTTATCTCACCCCAAAGCAGGCCCGGAAGCTGGGAATCACTCTCACTGCTAATCAAGCTAAGGTAATGAAGATTAGTCTGACCCCTGAGCAGGCCCAGGCTCTGGGGATCACTTTTACCCCTGAGCAGGCCAAGGTACAGAGGACCAGTCTGACCCCTGAGCAGGCCCAGGCCCTGGGGCTCACTCTCACCCCTGAACAGGCCCAGGCACACAGAATCACTCTCACCCATGAGCAGGCCCAGGCCCTGGGGCTCACTCTCACCCCTGAGCAGGCCCAGGCACAAGGTATTCTTTCTCCTAAGAAATTCCAGAAGTTGGATGTTCCATTAACCTATAAACAAGCAGAAGAACTGAGGAGCAGTCTTTCTATGAAGCAACTTGAAGCCCAGAGAGGCCAAAGACTTATCTCTGAGTCTATCCAAATGCCAAAACCAGCTGTCGCTTCTAAACAGACCCAGACAATTGAAATCCCACTAACTACTCAACTGTCCCAGGCAGTTGGAGCTCCACCTtcaaagagacaggagacagaattGGGAATCTCTCCTCTCACTCTCAAGCTGCCCCAGGCAGTTGGAGCTCCACCTtcaaagagacaggagacagaattGGGAATCTTTCCTACTCCCAAGTCGTCCCAGGCAGTTGGAGCTCCACCTtcaaagagacaggagacagaattGGGAATCTCTCCCCTGACTCCCAAGCTGTCCCAGGCAGTTGGAGCTCCACCTtcaaagagacaggagacagaattGGGAATCTCTCCCCTTACTCCCAAGCCGTTCCAG ACCCAGGCAGTCAAACCTGTCGAGGCCAAGCCTCTGCTTAcatccaggcaggccctgccGCTGCAGGGCCGCTTTGCTCCAGAGCTCACACGAACACTGCTGTTCACCATCACTCTCGAGAAAGCCCAGAACTTGGGTATCACTTTCACCTACGAACAAACTCGGGCAGCAGCTGTCACCCTCACCTCTGAGCAGGTGGCAGCATTAGAAGATGCTCTCACTGAAGAACTGGCTTGGAGATGGGAGCGTTTAGACACACTAGAAAAGGCTCAAGAGGCAGCAGACATCGTTCCCACGAAGCAAGCACAAGCCCTGGGGATTGCTGCCCATCAGCCAGCTCAGGGACTTCATGCTCCATTTACTTTGGAAAAGCCTGCCAC GCACTACGACCTTCTCCTACTCAAGCCCCATTTCCCCCTATGA
- the LOC127668105 gene encoding protein FAM186A-like encodes MISGTTGQTQVLQDSYGMQPFGIFQPRVTSSRIPRSQSPLMGEKALSREKPGIPLPSLTTQLPQTPQISISEKGQKPWFPPIDKPWTPTPVSGTREAKMMVSPFTDQYPEDRYVVDVEAQRKNLATLNQAAQTSGLPAQYLTIAKNLIIELLHIDTVRLGYLSRKYVAYRLIQLARNHLTKRVKTIQNTGKGYETQKLYIMLDRIDQYQKKAMQGWTDRQKQLDQRRKQCLRSMTHIFSQLEKAFKLTLSQPMPSVPSFKKIPEFTKLQRPVLEILIDDSKRSDLFKTLGQAPLEAVWNADLSTASYPIMEKAPMSALWAQLGGYPDIPKLLQLDIQSTFRKSLASIRSQSKKIRK; translated from the exons ATGATTTCTGGCACTACAGGACAAACTCAAGTACTCCAAGATTCTTATGGCATGCAGCCATTTGGAATATTTCAGCCTCGTGTCACCAGCTCCAGGATACCGAGGTCACAGTCCCCTCTCATGGGTGAGAAAGCCCTTTCCAGAGAGAAGCCGGGAATACCACTACCATCTCTTACAACTCAACTCCCCCAAACACCACAGATCTCAATTTCTGAAAAGGGTCAGAAACCATGGTTCCCCCCGATAGACAAGCCCTGGACACCAACCCCTGTTTCTGGTACCAGAGAAGCCAAGATGATGGTGTCCCCTTTCACTGATCAGTACCCTGAAGACAGATATGTTGTTGATGTGGAGGCTCAGAGGAAGAATCTGGCCACATTAAATCAGGCTGCACAAACTTCTGGACTCCCTGCACAGTATCTCACAATCGCCAAGAATCTCATAATCGAATTACTTCATATAGATACAGTTCGGCTGGGGTATCTGTCCCGCAAGTATGTTGCCTATAGACTGATCCAGCTTGCCAG aaaccaCCTAACCAAACGAGTGAAAACCATCCAAAACACTGGGAAGGGGTATGAGACTCAGAAGCTGTACATCATGCTGGACAGAATTGATCAGTACCAGAAGAAGGCGATGCAGGGTTGGACAGACAGGCAGAAGCAGTTGGATCAGAGACGGAAGCAGTGCCTGCGGTCTATGACACACATCTTCAGCCAG CTTGAAAAGGCATTTAAACTGACTCTCAGCCAGCCCATGCCCTCGGTCCCCAGCTTTAAGAAGATACCCGAGTTTACCAAACTTCAACGGCCAGTCTTGGAGATATTAATTGATGACAGCAAAAGATCTGACCTTTTCAAAACACTCGG aCAAGCTCCGCTGGAGGCCGTGTGGAACGCTGACCTGTCCACGGCAAGCTACCCAATCATGGAGAAGGCACCGATGAGTGCGCTCTGGGCCCAGCTGGGTGGCTACCCAGACATCCCTAAGCTACTACAGTTAGACATCCAGTCGACCTTCAGAAAATCTCTTGCTTCCATCCGGTCACA GTCTAAGAAGATTCGCAAGTGA